TGAGTATAAAGGCGACTATGCCCGTATGTATTTTTATATGGCCTGCCGCTATGAGTCCGATTGGGCCAGCTGGCAGTCGCTTAGCCCAGAGGGTAGCTGCGCCATGATCAGCAATAGCTGTACGGCCTATGTCCCCTGGCTGCTCCAGATTCTACTCAATTGGCATGCAAATGATCCCGTAAGTAGCAAAGAATTGGACCGAAATAATGCCGTCTATAGCATCCAAGGCAACCGAAATCCTTTTATCGATCATCCCGAATGGGTCGGTCAAATCTGGGGCGATGCCCTAGGCCATGGCTGCACTCAAATGATTCTTTTGGGCCAAGATGAACTCGATTTTGAGGCCGAACTGCTCAATAATCAAATGGCCAATATCGCCTGGCAATGGCAAAAACCCAACCCCCAAGCCGAATTGCAGCTTTTCCGTAGCCAAGATGCTATGGACTGGCAGCTCCTAGGGCAGTTTGAGGCCCAAGATCATTATTTCGATCAAGATATTGCCCCCCAAACCACTTATTATTATCAACTGAAAACTAACCAGCAACAGTCGCCAATCATTAGCCTGCAGACTCAAGAACAGGCCCCCCTGAAAATTGCCCCCAATCCGGTCCAAAACGAATTGACGATCTATTGGGCGCAACAATTAAGCGGAGAGGCGGCTATCTATAATCTGCAAGGCCAATTGCTCAAAACAGCCAGCTTTAACGCCAAAATCTGGCAACTTGATCTTAAGGATCTACCCGCAGGGGCCTATCTGCTTAGGTTGCGAAAAGGCGAAAGCATACAACAATTTAAGCTGCTTAAAGTAAACTAGTTACCAACTGATGATTTGGGGCCCGCGGCCGCCCCAAATAGGGCGGGCGGCCGCCGCTATGCTGCGGGGCTCACAGGTCTGTTCGGCCCTGCAGCCGCCTGCGGCGGCTTGGGTCTGGCCTTCGGCCACCCCTCCGCAGCGCTGGGCCAAATGCGCCGATGAGCCAATGAAAAAAGGGCCCCCAACCTAATGGTTGGGGGCCCTTTGCGGCTAGCCGCTTTGGGCCAGCTCTAGTTGTGCTGGGGCGAGGCCACAGGCACTTTCTTCAGCCAAGCCGAAAACATCCAGTGGCGCTTCTCTAAGGCTTGCATCATGTTCATGATTAAGTGAATGCTGGCCGTATCGCCAGTCTCTTCGGCAGCTTGCACCACCCCAAGCATTTCCCCCAAAAGGGTTTCCATATCATCCACAATCTGTCGAACCATATCCTCTGGGGCCAAACCACTTTTGGCCTCCTTGATTTTGGCCATTTCTAAATATTCAGCCAAGCGATAAACGGGCTTCTTTCCGAAAATCCGAATGCGCTCCGCAATGCGGTCAATGTTCTCATGAGCAGCCTGATAGTCTTCCTCGAATTTTTCATGCAACTCAAAGAAGTCGCGGCCCTCTACATTCCAATGAAACCCCCGCAATTTATGATAGTAAAGCTGGTAGTTGGCCAGCAAATGGTTGAGGGCATGAACAATAGATTGACTCTCTTTTTTCTCGAATCCTAACTTTTGGTAGGTCTGCATATATAGTTTTATAAGATGAATAATGTAAAAGAAAAGAACTTGGGCCGTTCGGGAATATAAAGCCGCTGTTTAGCAAGCTTAATCCCAATCTTCCCAAAATATCAGGCTAAAAACAAGCCCTCTTTTGCTTTTCTCTACTTACTTAACAGCTTTATCAGTGTATTGTTTATATTTTATTCACTTTTTTGCGTCTATTTCTTTTGGCTAAAAGAAATTGGATGCTGCCCGATTTGCGGGAAAAGCTGTATTTTGGAGCACCGAAAGCCAGTCTATCACTCATCAGAAGCCTATTTTATGAAAGCGCTAATACCTGTAGCAGGAGCGGGCACCCGATTGCGCCCGCATACCTACACCCAACCCAAACCCCTTATTCCCGTGGCCGGTAAACCCATTATTGCCGCTATTATTGAGCAGCTGCAAGAGTACGGAATAGAGGAGTTTGTTTTTGTCATTGGCTATCTAGGCGATAAGATCCGCAAGTATATTGAAGATAGTTATCCCGACCTCAAAAAGGTGTTTATCTACCAAGAAGAACGCCTCGGCCTTGGGCATGCCATCTGGCTGGCCCAAAAGGAATTTATGCAGGAACCCGAGTTTTTGATTATGCTGGGCGATACGATCCTAGATGGCGACCTGCAAGGAATCCTCTCTAGCAAAACTACCTGCCTAGGGGTCAAAAAAGTAGAGGACCCCCGAGAGTTTGGCGTGGTGGTGCTCGATGAGGACCGCTATATCCGAAGAGTAGTAGAAAAACCCCGCATCCCCAAATCTAATATGGCCATTGTGGGCATCTATAAGATCTGTGAAGTGCCCGAACTAATTGCCGCCCTTAGCTATATTATAGAGCATGAGGTCAAAACTATGGGGGAGTTCCAACTGACCGATGCCCTCATGCAGATGGTCCGATTGGGCTGCAAAATCTCCGTCTGCCCCATTAGCAATTGGTTTGATTGTGGCAAAAAAGAAATTCTACTAGCCACCAATGCCATGCTGCTGCAACGCCGCGACCGAGAGGAAGGTACCCACTATAGTTTTACAAATACTATTATTATTCCCCCCGTACGCATCGGCAAAGATTGCAAAATAGAAAACTCTATCCTTGGCCCCAATGTATCGGTGGGAGATGGCGCCCAACTCAAACAAGCCATTATCTATGATTCTATTATTGGAAATTATGCCAGTATAGAAGAGGCTGTCTTGCAACGCTCTATCATTGGTAGCGATGCCTCGGTAAAGGGCCTTAGCCAAAGCCTAAATATTGGAGATAACACTGAAATTGACTTTTCCTAATGCGCTTTTTCCCTCTCTTGCTCTTACTGCCGCTTTTATTCTCTTGTAAACATCAAGCCGATGACTATGCCGTCAAAGGTCTAGATATTTCACACTATCAAAAACGAATCGATTGGGAAAAGTTTGATGAAAAAAAGATCGACTTTGTTTTTATTAAGGCCACAGAAGCCGATAATTACCAAGATTCTCTCTTTGAGCATAATTGGACGGCCCTCAAGAAGAAGGGCCTGCCCGTAGGGGCCTACCATTTTTTTAGACCTCAACGCTCGCCAATCGCACAGGCCAACTTTTTTCTACAAACGGTGCCCCTAGGCCCCGGCGACCTGCCCCCCGTCCTCGATGTAGAGGAACTGGATGGGGTAGGGGCGCAAAAGCTCCGCCTAGGCGTATCGCTTTGGCTCAACAAGGTAGAAGAGGCCTGCCAATGCAAGCCCATTATCTATAGCTCCATGAAGTTTTATGAGGATTATCTGCATCCAGAGTTTCAAGCTTACCCCCTCTGGATCGCTCGCTATAACCGAAAGATGCCCACAACCAAAAATTGGCTGTTTTGGCAGTATACAAATAAAGGCCGACATCCGGGCATTCCCGCCCAGGTCGACCTTAATGTGTTTGCCGCTAGCCGCCAAGAGCTAAAGACGCTCTTGCTCGATTAGGCATTGCCCTTGGAGCGAAATCCAATGCTCTTTTTATTAAAGAGCTGCTCTTCTCCTTCAGCCGCTAAGCCCGCTACATCGGCATAACTTACCTGCTGTAAGGATAGCTGTTGCCGCTCTTCTTCTGTGAGTGCAGCCAAACGCAAACTCTGTCTGCGACTGACCTCATTGATGAGCTGACGCACCGAACGAGCATTGCCAAAGTATTTGTCTCGCACTTCATAGAGCTGCTCCAAATGCTGACGAAGATAGTCCGCCGCAGCTTCTTCCAACTCTAAACCTTCTTCTTCTAGCATCATCAAGGCAATAGAATAGAGCTCCTCGCTTTTGTAATCCTCAAATTTCAAGACTTTGTCAAAACGAGAACGCAATCCCGGATTGACCTTGAGGAAGTTTTCCATGTTTTCCGGATAACCCGCAGCAAAAACAAAGAACTGCCCCCTAGAGTCTTCCATTCGCTTGAGTAGGGTCTGTATGGCTTCGGCCCCAAAATCACTGGCATTGGCCAAACTGCCATTGCCGCCAGAGATTAAGGCATAAGCTTCGTCTATAAAAAGAACGCCTCCCATGGCCTCATCTATTCGCTCAGAGGTTTTTATAGCGGTTTGCCCCACATAACCCGCTACCAAGCCCTGACGGTCGGTCTCTACCATATGCCCCCGCTCCAAAATACCCAATGCCTTGTAGATTTTGGTCAAAATGCGGGCTACTGTGGTCTTTCCCGTTCCCGGATTCCCCACAAAAACAGTATGCAAGAAGAACTTATTAAGGACATTCCGATGGCTCAGACGATAGAAACGAACCAACTGCACCAGTTCGGCAATCTCCGTCTTGATGTTCTGCATACCTATTAGTTCGTTGAGCTCTTTCATGGCCTCAGTCAATAAACGCTCATCTATAGGGAGGTTGGGCAAGCGCTTGGGGCTTTCCAACTCTATCCGCTGCACATCTTCTAAACTAATGGTCTCTAATTCTTCTTTACTCAACTTATGAGGCGCTTCGCTGCCCATAATCCGCAAGCCCAAATTGATTTTGGCCTCCTCTATGAGGTCGTAAACAAAACGAGCATTGCCAAAACTACGGTCTCTAGACCGAAAAGCATCTACAATCATCTGATCCAAGGCTTTCCGCCCCGCTTCCGATAAAATAACGCCCTTCTGCTGACAAGCATAGTTGGATATTGCCGATAGCTCATCGGGCAAGTAGTCGCTAAAGTCAAAGAATAACTTAAAACGAGAACGCAAGCCCGGATTAGAGCCTAAGAAGTATTTCATTTCCTTAGGATATCCCGCCACAATGACGGCCATATCACCCGGCCCATTAGACATTTCTTTGACCAAGATCTCAATGACTTCTCGACCAAAGTCCTTGCTGTCGTCATTGGTCCTCGCTAAGGCATAGGCCTCATCAATGAAAAGGACACCCCCACGAGCTTTCTCAATCGCATCCCGAACCTTAGGCGCAGTCTGCCCAATGTATTCGCCCACAAGGTCCACCCGATCTACTTCATGTACATGCCCCTTAGATAAGAGCCCCATACTAGAGTAGAGCCGCCCCATCATTTTGGCCACGGTGGTTTTCCCCGTCCCCGGGTTGCCCTGAAAGACGGCATGCAGACTGATTTCTTCGGTTTCCGCAAAGCCCTTGTCTCTACGCAGTTGCAGAAATTGTAGGTAGTTGGCATGGTCGCGCAACTTCTGCTTGATGGCCGCCAAGCCAATCAAACGATCCAAACCTTGCATCACTTCCTCAAAATCTTCGCCCTGTCCATCTAATCCAGGCAAGGCCATTGGCTGAAATTGATTGGGCAAAATACATCCCACAATCCCTTCTTCCGCCTCTTCATCTACAGTGAAAGGCAAAATGGCCAGCAGCTGGTCCATAAAGATGATTTCGGCCGTATACTGCCCCTTGCTCCAAGAGCCCTTCACATTAGAGCCCCACTGCAACTCAATTTCCAAAACTTCTTCCTCCGCCTCAATGCTCTGCAAATGCGTGGCCTCTCCCTTGAGCTGCCGAGCCGAGTTATAGACCCGTACCACCAACTCACAATGCCAGGATTTTGCCCGAAACATGTTCTCTAAGCCCAAATCTATGTGCACATAACGCGTCTCATTGGCCGGAAAAGTCTTCAAATATACTTTTTCTTCTTCCGCTAAGGTGGCATTATAAGGCGCCTCAAACATTTTGGCCGACTTTAACTGCAAGTAGTGCTTTATATCTAAGGTCTTCTTTCCCGTATCCTCTATATAAAAGTACCGAGTCGCTACTTTCTCCCCATCTATATAGGCTTCCCAGTAGTAACTACCCGCCTTCCAAAAATTACCTACTTTTTTGTTTCCCCAGCCTTCTCGAATATAAACACAGTTGTCATAACGACTTACCTTACGCTCAAAACTAAGGTCGCAAAGCTCTTTGCGCCCCTTCTTTAGGGAATAACACTTGAGGTTGACCTTCACTACCCAATCCTCCTCATCAAATAACTTATTATAAAAGGTCAGCTCCGCATATATATGAGCCGTTTCATAGCGGTCAAATACTTGCCGATATTTCTTTTTATTGCCCGCTAACCATTCTACCGTACAGTAGGTCTTGAGATCCAAGTATTTGTACGGCTTAAAGTTCGGGTCGATTAATTTTGACATAGATCGCTTTTTATTAACTATCTAATATAGTTGTTTAACTTCCTTTCTGCAAGTTTTATTTTTTGGGGCCCGCGGCCAGCTTGGCTCTGCCAAGCTGGCCGCCGCTATGCTGCGGGGCTCACAGGGCTGTTCGGCCCTTCAGCCGCCTGCGGCGGCTTCGGTCTGGCCTGCGGCCACCCCTCCGCAGCGCTGGGCCGCTCAACGGCCTTTTTCTCTCTGGGCCTGCCGCTTCGGCCCCCAATTTTAGAAGGTAAAAAGGCTTCGCTCCATATTTTAGCGCCTAATCACTTATCGCTCAACGCTAGTAGGGGAGTCCCCGAAAAAAGCAATAGGACCATTTAGATACCCCCGGAGCTAAATGTAATGATCCAGATGGCTCTGGGGAATCCCCGGAGCTAAATGTAAGGATCCAGATGGCTGTGGGGAATCCCCACGGCTAAATGTAAGGATCCAGATGGCTGTGGGGAATCCCCACAGCTAAATGTAAGGATCCAGATGGCTGTGGGGAATCCCCACGGCTAAATGTAACGATCCAGACGGCTGTGGGGAATCCCCACGGCTAAATGTAACGATCCAGACGGCTGTGGGGAATCCCCACAGCTAAATGTAAGGATCCAGATGGCTGTGGGGAATCCCCACGGCTAAATGTAACGATCCAGATGGCTAGGGGGAATCCCCCCGCTTAAATGTAAGGATCCAGATGGCCAGGGGGAATCCCCCAGAGCTAAAGGGAAACTTGCTGTACACTCATTATTATAGATGGCCTATTGGCTAAGGAAAACAGCAGCTTAAAGACAAAACCCTATAAATAGACAAAGTTTAGTCGCATACTATATATATAGGGAATGTAGCCCAAAGCAAAGGGCGAGGGTCCAGAAGGGCGCGAAGCGCCCGCGGCTGAGGGATGGAAAGCAGTGGCCCGAAGGGCCAGACCTAGCAAAAAAGCGCAAAGCGCTTTTTTGCGCAGGGCCGAGCAGAGCTGCGAGCTGCGACACAGCCCGACCCGCCCGCAGGGCGGGGCAGCCCCAAAAAAAAACATCAAAAAACATCCATTTCCTTAAAGAGGCCATAGTTATGGCCTAGGCATGAAGTCTAGGAGAGCCGCCTGCCATTAAGAGGCCGCTAGAAAGGGTCAAAAAAGAGGGCCTTCCAGAATATTTTTAGCAATCAGCAGTCTATTTCTTAGCTAAACCTTATCTTCAGTAGAAAGGCAGGCTAGCCTTGGCCGCCTAAGCAACAGTAATAATCCTCTAGCAAGATGAAAGAAGAAATCTTCGTCCTTAAACATATCTATAAGCGCTTTCCTTTGGGCGAAGGAGAGTTTACGGCCCTTAAAGACTTGAGCCTAAGTATGCAGGCGGCAGAATTTGCGGGCCTAGTCGGTCCCTCAGGCTCAGGTAAAACTACCCTACTCAATATTATTGGTGGCCTTGACCAACCCTCGGAGGGAGAGGCTATTGTTTTGGGCCAAGATGTGGCCAAAATGAGCGCCAAGGCGGCGGCCAACTTTAGGAATTTAGAGCTGGGATTTATTTTTCAGCAATTTAACCTCCTGCCCGTCTATACTGTTTTTGAAAATGTAGAATTTCCCTTACTACTCCAAAAAAAGAGCAAGGCAGAGCGCCAAAAAGCCGTAAAAGAAGCCCTAGAATGGTTGGGCATTGCGCATTTGGCCAATAAAAAACCCGATAAATTATCGGGCGGAGAGGGCCAAAGGGTGGCCATTGCCCGTGCTATTGTCAAACGGCCCAAGTTAATCTTGGCCGATGAACCCACCGCCAACCTAGATGCCGCCAATGCACATAATATTATGCGTCTGATGCGCCGCCTGAATCAAGAATTAGGCACGAGCTTTCTATTTTCTACCCATGATGAGAAAGTAATGGCCTACCTAGAGCGCATCATCCATCTTCGAGACGGAGAAATCGAAAAGGATGAGGCCCAAACTCCTAAAACAGTAAGCGAATGATAGCCTGGACCTTAGCCTATCGGAATCTGAAGGGGGCTGGCCTGCGGACCTGGCTCAATGCCAGCATTCTCTCCCTCGTTTTTGTCTTGATTCTCTTTATCAATGGCATGTTAGACGGTTGGAACCAGTCGGCCAAACAGGATAGTATTGCTTGGGAGTTTGCTGCGGGGCAGTATTGGGCCCAAGGATTTGATCCCTTAGATCCCTTTTCTTATCAGGAGGGCCTAAAGGATTGGCCCAATAGCCTAGAGGGAACGCCTATACTATGGCGACAGGGCAGTATTTATCCCGATGGCCGCATGTATCCCTTGATTATCAAGGGGATTCCCGCCCAGCAAGAACTATTGGCCCTGCCTACGGCTCTTTTGGCCGAAAGTCAGGCCCAGTTTCCCGCCCTCATTGGTCGCAGAATGGCCAAAAACTGCCAGCTCCAAAAAGGCGACCGTCTTTTGATGCGCTGGCGAGACCAAAAAGGCAGCTTTGATGCTCAAGAAATAGAAATAGTGGGCGTTTTTGATAGCCCGCTGCCTAGCGTGGACCAAGGGCAAATCTGGGTAGACCTCTCGAGCTTGCAAGCTAAAACGGGCCTAGAAAACAAAGCCAATATTTGGCTGTCTGCCAAGGCCAAACCGCAGTCGGTGGCTGGGGCCAATTGGCAAGATTTGGAGGCCCTACTAGCCCCTATCAATAAGATTATTGAAGCCAAAAAAGGCAGCTCGCAGTTTAGCTATTACATTTTGTTGGCCATAGCCCTTTTGGCCCTTTTTGATACCCAGGTCCTGTCTATATTTAAGCGGCAAAAAGAAATTGGGACCTATATCTCCTTGGGCATGAGCCCAAAAGAAGTTCAGCTGCTCTTTACTTTAGAAGGAGGGCTATATGCCATCTTGGGCCTTTTCTTGGGTGGTTTATATGGGGGACCATTGCTCTATTATTTGGCCCAAAACGGCATCCCCATGCCCGAAATGGCCGATGAAATGGGCGTGAGTATGGGCAAGGCCATTTATCCCGTCTATAGCTGGGCCCTCATTCTAAAAACGAGCTTGATTATTTTAGGCAGCTCTTTTCTGGTCAGTTATTGGCCCGCAAGGAAGATTGCTCGGATGAGCCCCGTTGCCGCCCTAAAAGGAAAACTACAATGATCTACTTTCTACTTAAAGGCATTTGGCGAGATCGTTCTCGCAGCTTTTTCCCCATCTTGGTCACGGGCATGGGGGTATTGCTCACGGTCTTCTTGTCTGGGTTTATGCAGGGGGTGTTTAATGATATTATTGAGCAGAATGCCCGCCTAGAGACGGGGCATCTCAAAGTGATGAGCCGCGCCTATGCCGAGCTAGCTAGCCAAAAGCCCAATGACCTGGCCCTTTATGAGGCCGACAGCCTGTTGGCTCATTTGCGGCAGGAGTATCCCGAGTTAATCTGGACGCCCAGGATTCGCTTTGGGGGGCTGGTAGATTTGGCCAATGCTCAGGGAGAAACGAAGGCCCAAGGCCCTGCCAATGTAACGGCCCTAGACCTTAGTACCCCTAGTTTGGGAGAGGCCCAAAGACTGAACCTGCAAAAATCTCTATATAAAGGGCGTTTGCCAGAACAGCCGCAGGAGGTCCTTATGGGGGAGGAATTTGCTCGGCGCTTGGGCATAGAATTGGGCCAAAGCTTCAGTTTGATGGGCAGCACGATGGAGGGCAGCATGAGCTTTAGAAACTACCAATTGGTGGGCGTCATCCGCTTTGGGGTGCAGGCCATGGACCGCAGCAGCCTCATCATGAATCTAGCCGATGCGGAAGATTTTCTGGATATGCAAGATGCGGCGGCAGAGATCTTGGGTTACTTTAAGAGCAATAGTTATTCGGCAGAAAGGGCCAAGAGC
This genomic interval from Saprospira grandis contains the following:
- a CDS encoding ABC transporter permease, which produces MIYFLLKGIWRDRSRSFFPILVTGMGVLLTVFLSGFMQGVFNDIIEQNARLETGHLKVMSRAYAELASQKPNDLALYEADSLLAHLRQEYPELIWTPRIRFGGLVDLANAQGETKAQGPANVTALDLSTPSLGEAQRLNLQKSLYKGRLPEQPQEVLMGEEFARRLGIELGQSFSLMGSTMEGSMSFRNYQLVGVIRFGVQAMDRSSLIMNLADAEDFLDMQDAAAEILGYFKSNSYSAERAKSIAAAFNEKQAKNPDEFAPIMFSLRAQNNLGQYVDYANNMSTLIIGIFVLAMSIVLWNMGLLGGLRRYKEFGIRLALGEAKGQIYTALCIESLLIGGLGSFWGTLVGLGLCYYLQLYGIDLDGALEQSNVMMPSVFRAKLTVELLYIGFIPGLLASLLGSMLAGLGIYQRSTANLFKELEA
- a CDS encoding ABC transporter permease is translated as MIAWTLAYRNLKGAGLRTWLNASILSLVFVLILFINGMLDGWNQSAKQDSIAWEFAAGQYWAQGFDPLDPFSYQEGLKDWPNSLEGTPILWRQGSIYPDGRMYPLIIKGIPAQQELLALPTALLAESQAQFPALIGRRMAKNCQLQKGDRLLMRWRDQKGSFDAQEIEIVGVFDSPLPSVDQGQIWVDLSSLQAKTGLENKANIWLSAKAKPQSVAGANWQDLEALLAPINKIIEAKKGSSQFSYYILLAIALLALFDTQVLSIFKRQKEIGTYISLGMSPKEVQLLFTLEGGLYAILGLFLGGLYGGPLLYYLAQNGIPMPEMADEMGVSMGKAIYPVYSWALILKTSLIILGSSFLVSYWPARKIARMSPVAALKGKLQ
- a CDS encoding sugar phosphate nucleotidyltransferase: MKALIPVAGAGTRLRPHTYTQPKPLIPVAGKPIIAAIIEQLQEYGIEEFVFVIGYLGDKIRKYIEDSYPDLKKVFIYQEERLGLGHAIWLAQKEFMQEPEFLIMLGDTILDGDLQGILSSKTTCLGVKKVEDPREFGVVVLDEDRYIRRVVEKPRIPKSNMAIVGIYKICEVPELIAALSYIIEHEVKTMGEFQLTDALMQMVRLGCKISVCPISNWFDCGKKEILLATNAMLLQRRDREEGTHYSFTNTIIIPPVRIGKDCKIENSILGPNVSVGDGAQLKQAIIYDSIIGNYASIEEAVLQRSIIGSDASVKGLSQSLNIGDNTEIDFS
- a CDS encoding glycoside hydrolase family 25 protein, coding for MRFFPLLLLLPLLFSCKHQADDYAVKGLDISHYQKRIDWEKFDEKKIDFVFIKATEADNYQDSLFEHNWTALKKKGLPVGAYHFFRPQRSPIAQANFFLQTVPLGPGDLPPVLDVEELDGVGAQKLRLGVSLWLNKVEEACQCKPIIYSSMKFYEDYLHPEFQAYPLWIARYNRKMPTTKNWLFWQYTNKGRHPGIPAQVDLNVFAASRQELKTLLLD
- a CDS encoding AAA family ATPase, whose product is MSKLIDPNFKPYKYLDLKTYCTVEWLAGNKKKYRQVFDRYETAHIYAELTFYNKLFDEEDWVVKVNLKCYSLKKGRKELCDLSFERKVSRYDNCVYIREGWGNKKVGNFWKAGSYYWEAYIDGEKVATRYFYIEDTGKKTLDIKHYLQLKSAKMFEAPYNATLAEEEKVYLKTFPANETRYVHIDLGLENMFRAKSWHCELVVRVYNSARQLKGEATHLQSIEAEEEVLEIELQWGSNVKGSWSKGQYTAEIIFMDQLLAILPFTVDEEAEEGIVGCILPNQFQPMALPGLDGQGEDFEEVMQGLDRLIGLAAIKQKLRDHANYLQFLQLRRDKGFAETEEISLHAVFQGNPGTGKTTVAKMMGRLYSSMGLLSKGHVHEVDRVDLVGEYIGQTAPKVRDAIEKARGGVLFIDEAYALARTNDDSKDFGREVIEILVKEMSNGPGDMAVIVAGYPKEMKYFLGSNPGLRSRFKLFFDFSDYLPDELSAISNYACQQKGVILSEAGRKALDQMIVDAFRSRDRSFGNARFVYDLIEEAKINLGLRIMGSEAPHKLSKEELETISLEDVQRIELESPKRLPNLPIDERLLTEAMKELNELIGMQNIKTEIAELVQLVRFYRLSHRNVLNKFFLHTVFVGNPGTGKTTVARILTKIYKALGILERGHMVETDRQGLVAGYVGQTAIKTSERIDEAMGGVLFIDEAYALISGGNGSLANASDFGAEAIQTLLKRMEDSRGQFFVFAAGYPENMENFLKVNPGLRSRFDKVLKFEDYKSEELYSIALMMLEEEGLELEEAAADYLRQHLEQLYEVRDKYFGNARSVRQLINEVSRRQSLRLAALTEEERQQLSLQQVSYADVAGLAAEGEEQLFNKKSIGFRSKGNA
- a CDS encoding Dps family protein, yielding MQTYQKLGFEKKESQSIVHALNHLLANYQLYYHKLRGFHWNVEGRDFFELHEKFEEDYQAAHENIDRIAERIRIFGKKPVYRLAEYLEMAKIKEAKSGLAPEDMVRQIVDDMETLLGEMLGVVQAAEETGDTASIHLIMNMMQALEKRHWMFSAWLKKVPVASPQHN
- a CDS encoding ABC transporter ATP-binding protein, whose product is MKEEIFVLKHIYKRFPLGEGEFTALKDLSLSMQAAEFAGLVGPSGSGKTTLLNIIGGLDQPSEGEAIVLGQDVAKMSAKAAANFRNLELGFIFQQFNLLPVYTVFENVEFPLLLQKKSKAERQKAVKEALEWLGIAHLANKKPDKLSGGEGQRVAIARAIVKRPKLILADEPTANLDAANAHNIMRLMRRLNQELGTSFLFSTHDEKVMAYLERIIHLRDGEIEKDEAQTPKTVSE